One window from the genome of Amaranthus tricolor cultivar Red isolate AtriRed21 chromosome 9, ASM2621246v1, whole genome shotgun sequence encodes:
- the LOC130823114 gene encoding SH3 domain-containing protein 3-like, translating into MDSLRRQASKFRDQVAKQQQAVIKHIGGTGYESSDVMVIDEVEMQRHQQLDKLYKVTRSGRDFQKEIVKAAETFATIGYRKIEAGTKLSEECCKYGAENTEDNILAKAASIYGDARKHAEKEQEDLNRLLLSQVLDPLRQMSTGAPLEDARHLAQRYSRMRQEAETQAAEVNRRRARVREAPTHENSAKLQAAEAKMQELKSNMAVLGKEAAGALSAVESQQQRLTFQRLVALVEAEKNYHLRVATILNEVEAEMVSEKQQKEAAPPILSIENNSEKKMYCLAEAIHPFNAESEKELCLAVGDYVVVRKVSPSGWSEGECKGKAGWFPSAYVENRQRIPARNAVAEAY; encoded by the exons ATGGATTCTTTGAGAAGGCAAGCCAGTAAATTTCGAGATCAAGTCGCTAAACAGCAACAG GCTGTAATAAAGCACATAGGTGGAACTGGCTATGAGAGCTCAGATgtaatggtcattgacgaagTTGAGATGCAAAGACATCAACAACTTGATAAGTTGTACAAAGTAACTCGGTCAGGAAGG GATTTCCAAAAAGAGATTGTCAAAGCTGCAGAAACATTTGCCACAATTGGCTATAGAAAGATTGAAGCAG GTACTAAGCTGTCTGAGGAATGTTGCAAATATGGTGCTGAGAATACGGAAGACAACATCTTGGCTAAGGCTGCGTCAATTTATGGTGATGCTCGTAAACATGCTGAGAAGGAGCAAGAAGATCTGAATAGACTGCTATTGTCTCAG GTATTGGATCCCTTAAGGCAAATGAGTACTGGTGCTCCTCTAGAGGATGCTCGTCATCTGGCACAACGTTACAGTCGTATGAGACAGGAAGCAGAAACACAG GCAGCTGAGGTTAATCGAAGACGGGCACGTGTTAGGGAGGCTCCGACTCATGAAAATTCAGCGAAATTACAAGCAGCAGAAGCTAAAATGCAGGAGTTGAAATCTAACATGGCAGTTTTAGGCAAAGAAGCAGCTGGTGCTTTATCTGCTGTTGAATCACAGCAGCAAAGACTAACATTTCAGAGGCTTGTAGCTCTG GTTGAAGCGGAAAAAAATTACCATTTGAGAGTTGCGACCATTCTTAACGAGGTTGAAGCTGAG ATGGTGTCCGAGAAGCAACAAAAAGAAGCAGCTCCTCCTATCCTCTCAATCGAGAACAATTCAGAGAAGAAAATGTATTGCTTAGCCGAA GCGATCCATCCGTTTAATGCTGAATCAGAGAAAGAGCTGTGTCTTGCAGTTGGCGACTATGTTGTTGTTCGCaag GTAAGCCCGTCTGGCTGGTCGGAAGGAGAATGCAAGGGCAAGGCAGGTTGGTTTCCAAGTGCTTATGTTGAGAATCGTCAGAGGATTCCGGCAAGGAATGCTGTTGCCGAGGCTTACTAG
- the LOC130823113 gene encoding protein SRG1-like isoform X1 — MEKEEEVKFGRSVIVPSVQELAKEPITQIPSRYVIRSENDDQLHQSSLSSIPIIDLHKLLYHHDSTHSELQKLHIACKEWGFFQIINHGVSNSLLETFKEEVIKFFELPIEEKKKLWQQPYNHEGFGQLFVVSETQKLDWSDMFYITTLPLHLRRLHLFNNLPQKIRETLEVYIGAMKKVAQTLLNGMGKALGIKESEMVELFSEGVQSVRMNYYPPCPEPHKAIGFTPHSDADALTILYQLNDTPGLQVRKHGNWVPICPLPDALIVNIGDIMEIVSNGIYRSIEHRATVNSTKERLSVATFYSCNLDSELGPAKSILGPLNPPKFRTEPVEQYFKGFFARKLDGKSYLEAMRLHNGVQAKGS; from the exons AtggagaaagaagaagaagtGAAGTTTGGGAGATCTGTTATAGTTCCAAGCGTACAAGAATTAGCTAAAGAACCCATTACCCAAATCCCATCAAGGTATGTAATCAGATCAGAAAATGATGATCAGCTTCATCAATCATCTCTATCTTCCATACCCATCATTGATCTTCACAAGCTTCTCTATCATCATGATTCTACTCACTCTGAACTTCAAAAACTTCACATTGCTTGTAAGGAATGGGGTTTTTTCCAG ATAATAAATCATGGGGTTAGCAATTCATTGCTAGAAACGTTCAAGGAAGAAGTCATCAAATTTTTTGAGCTACCAATTGAAGAAAAGAAGAAACTTTGGCAACAACCATATAATCATGAAGGGTTTGGGCAGCTGTTTGTGGTATCAGAAACTCAGAAACTTGATTGGTCTGATATGTTCTACATAACCACTCTTCCTCTTCATTTGAGAAGGCTTCATCTTTTCAACAATTTGCCTCAGAAAATCAG GGAAACATTGGAAGTGTACATAGGAGCAATgaagaaagtagctcaaacacttCTAAATGGGATGGGCAAAGCATTGGGAATAAAAGAAAGTGAAATGGTAGAGTTATTCAGTGAAGGAGTTCAATCAGTAAGAATGAATTATTATCCTCCATGTCCAGAGCCTCACAAGGCTATAGGCTTCACACCACACTCAGATGCAGATGCTCTTACCATTCTTTATCAGTTAAATGACACTCCTGGGCTTCAGGTTCGGAAACATGGAAATTGGGTACCCATTTGCCCCCTTCCGGATGCTCTTATCGTCAACATTGGCGATATTATGGAG ATAGTGAGCAATGGCATATATCGCAGCATTGAGCATAGAGCAACAGTGAACTCAACAAAAGAAAGACTATCAGTTGCAACATTTTACAGCTGTAATCTTGATTCTGAATTAGGACCAGCAAAGAGCATTCTTGGTCCCCTTAACCCTCCAAAATTTAGAACTGAACCAGTGGAGCAATACTTCAAAGGATTCTTTGCTAGAAAACTTGATGGAAAATCATACTTGGAAGCTATGAGATTACATAATGGAGTACAAGCTAAGGGATCTTAA
- the LOC130823112 gene encoding protein SRG1-like translates to MEVHVEERMTTLGKSILVPSVKEIAKECLEKVADRYIQINTDANQEDYGLNDSDINVNEDIKVPIIDMEALIAGDGLELDKLHSACQDWGFFQIVNHGIDKTLVEKFKLETKELFDLPIEEKKKYWQTSNEVEGFGQAFVVSEDQKLDWADMFFVSVLPKYMRKPNLIPMLPLPYRNTLELYSEKIQNLAMNIIDCISKALKINIEVMRRIFGNDGLQSFRMNYYPPCPQPDKVIGLTPHSDAAGLTILLQFDDIEGLQIRKNHKWVTINPLPNTFVVNIGDILEIVTNGIYRSILHRSVVNATKARISVAAFHNPSMKGDIGPIPDLIKPGVPVRFQHISAADYFKGLFNRALDGKSYIDVMRINPNHNN, encoded by the exons atggaagttCACGTAGAGGAAAGGATGACTACACTGGGAAAATCAATTCTAGTTCCAAGTGTTAAAGAAATTGCAAAAGAATGTTTAGAAAAAGTCGCAGATCgatatattcaaattaatactGATGCTAATCAAGAAGATTACGGTCTTAATGATAGTGATATTAATGTTAATGAAGATATTAAAGTACCAATCATTGATATGGAAGCTTTGATTGCTGGTGATGGCTTGGAGCTTGACAAGTTGCATTCTGCTTGTCAAGACTGGGGCTTTTTTCAG ATTGTAAATCATGGAATTGACAAGACATTGGTGGAAAAATTCAAATTGGAAACCAAAGAATTGTTTGATCTTCCtatagaagaaaagaaaaagtatTGGCAAACATCAAATGAAGTGGAGGGATTTGGGCAAGCCTTTGTTGTTTCTGAAGATCAAAAGCTTGATTGGGCAGATATGTTTTTTGTGAGTGTTCTGCCTAAATATATGAGAAAACCCAACTTGATTCCCATGTTGCCTCTTCCTTACAG GAATACATTGGAATTATACTCagagaaaatacaaaatttgGCTATGAATATTATTGATTGCATTtcaaaagctttaaaaataaatattgaagtgatGAGAAGAATATTTGGAAATGATGGACTACAATCATTTAGAATGAATTATTATCCACCATGCCCACAACCAGACAAAGTCATTGGATTAACACCTCATTCAGATGCTGCTGGTCTCACTATTCTTCTTCAATTTGATGATATTGAAGGCCTACAAATTAGGAAAAATCATAAATGGGTTACTATCAACCCCCTCCCTAATACCTTTGTGGTTAATATAGGGGATATCTTAGAG ATTGTGACAAATGGAATATATCGAAGCATATTACATCGGTCAGTAGTGAACGCAACAAAAGCAAGGATATCAGTGGCTGCATTTCACAACCCATCAATGAAAGGGGATATAGGCCCGATTCCTGACCTTATTAAGCCAGGTGTACCAGTAAGATTTCAACACATCAGCGCCGCTGATTATTTCAAAGGATTATTTAATCGTGCTCTCGATGGGAAGTCCTACATTGATGTCATGAGAATTAATCCAAACCATAATAATTAA
- the LOC130823113 gene encoding protein SRG1-like isoform X2, protein MEKEEEVKFGRSVIVPSVQELAKEPITQIPSRYVIRSENDDQLHQSSLSSIPIIDLHKLLYHHDSTHSELQKLHIACKEWGFFQIINHGVSNSLLETFKEEVIKFFELPIEEKKKLWQQPYNHEGFGQLFVVSETQKLDWSDMFYITTLPLHLRRLHLFNNLPQKIRETLEVYIGAMKKVAQTLLNGMGKALGIKESEMVELFSEGVQSVRMNYYPPCPEPHKAIGFTPHSDADALTILYQLNDTPGLQVRKHGNWVPICPLPDALIVNIGDIMEEILMIFLELRESLVALSFTGMNCRRSSFLRPCIFYGRDTLGMMMMIIC, encoded by the exons AtggagaaagaagaagaagtGAAGTTTGGGAGATCTGTTATAGTTCCAAGCGTACAAGAATTAGCTAAAGAACCCATTACCCAAATCCCATCAAGGTATGTAATCAGATCAGAAAATGATGATCAGCTTCATCAATCATCTCTATCTTCCATACCCATCATTGATCTTCACAAGCTTCTCTATCATCATGATTCTACTCACTCTGAACTTCAAAAACTTCACATTGCTTGTAAGGAATGGGGTTTTTTCCAG ATAATAAATCATGGGGTTAGCAATTCATTGCTAGAAACGTTCAAGGAAGAAGTCATCAAATTTTTTGAGCTACCAATTGAAGAAAAGAAGAAACTTTGGCAACAACCATATAATCATGAAGGGTTTGGGCAGCTGTTTGTGGTATCAGAAACTCAGAAACTTGATTGGTCTGATATGTTCTACATAACCACTCTTCCTCTTCATTTGAGAAGGCTTCATCTTTTCAACAATTTGCCTCAGAAAATCAG GGAAACATTGGAAGTGTACATAGGAGCAATgaagaaagtagctcaaacacttCTAAATGGGATGGGCAAAGCATTGGGAATAAAAGAAAGTGAAATGGTAGAGTTATTCAGTGAAGGAGTTCAATCAGTAAGAATGAATTATTATCCTCCATGTCCAGAGCCTCACAAGGCTATAGGCTTCACACCACACTCAGATGCAGATGCTCTTACCATTCTTTATCAGTTAAATGACACTCCTGGGCTTCAGGTTCGGAAACATGGAAATTGGGTACCCATTTGCCCCCTTCCGGATGCTCTTATCGTCAACATTGGCGATATTATGGAG GAAATACTCATGATCTTTCTTGAGTTGAGGGAATCATTGGTCGCGCTTTCTTTTACGGGTATGAATTGTCGCCGTTCTTCCTTCCTCAGGCCCTGCATATTTTATGgccgggatacactgggtatgatgatgatgattatatgTTAA